The following coding sequences are from one Nicotiana tabacum cultivar K326 chromosome 1, ASM71507v2, whole genome shotgun sequence window:
- the LOC142164710 gene encoding uncharacterized protein LOC142164710: protein MTPFENSTDNANNGDNTSIRTIPSSIVLDHNHPLYLHASDGPGSMSVGLILTGMENYSLWSRAMKVALLGKNKLCLVDGSTSKEDFGPNLGRHLKEKCYKIIGYPYDFKQKKKANAVMIDGAGQQGMIVSPTTSIYQPSSNVEPAQFFIKEQYNQLLQLMNKSSTAGTSANMAARQTRAPFPTSTSRSLHAFDLIHIDVWGPYKIATHNGMKYFLTLVDDFTRWTWVFLMRLKSDVIFLFKNFISMIKIQFGKQIKMFRSDNGSEFFNSACSDLFQMHGIVHQSSCPYTPQQNGVVERRYRHILETARAIIFQGHLPIRYWGHCIDAALYIINRIPSSVLGHKSPYELLLGKPPSLTHLKVVGCLCFTINLTSHDKFAPRVVRSVFLGYAAHQKGYRLLNLENKVFFISRDVVFYEDIFTFHTTEESSESLFMDKILVPRQDFDEELNAVSSATDIHIEGTNMPCSPTLTSVISDEQVFSHPVEYNSVDSPGDSLILPDGEEARKSTRVSKPAIWLKDYIRDDNKSSASCCKYPISEVIGYEAISSKYQSYLANFSVEMEPTSYSEAVKDKRWVEAMQAEIKALEDNMS from the exons ATGACGCCTTTTGAGAACTCGACTGATAATGCGAACAATGGAGATAATACGAGCATCAGAACGATACCTAGCTCGATTGTGTTAGATCATAATCATCCTCTTTACTTGCATGCATCTGATGGTCCGGGATCGATGTCTGTGGGACTCATTTTGACAGGTATGGAAAATTACTCTCTTTGGAGCCGTGCAATGAAAGTAGCATTGTTAGGAAAGAACAAATTGTGTTTAGTTGATGGATCAACATCGAAGGAGGACTTTGGTCCAAATCTGGGAA GGCACTTGAAGGAGAAATGTTACAAGATTATTGGATATCCATATGAtttcaaacaaaagaagaaagcAAATGCAGTCATGATAGATGGAGCTGGACAACAAGGAATGATAGTTTCACCAACTACAAGCATATATCAGCCAAGCAGTAATGTTGAACCAGCTCAATTTTTTATTAAAGAACAATATAACCAGTTGTTGCAGTTGATGAACAAAAGTTCTACTGCAGGAACTAGTGCAAACATGGCAG CTAGACAAACTAGAGCACCTTTTCCAACTAGTACTAGTAGAAGTTTACATGCTTTTGATTTGATCCATATAGATGTGTGGGGACCTTATAAGATTGCTACTCACAATGGCATGAAATACTTTCTTACattggttgatgattttaccagaTGGACTTGGGTGTTTCTTATGAGACTTAAATCTGATGTTATTTTCTTATTCAAGAACTTTATTAGTATGATCAAAATACAGTTTGGGAAGCAAATTAAGATGTTTAGATCAGACAATGGGAGTGAGTTTTTTAACAGTGCATGTAGTGACTTGTTTCAAATGCATGGGATTGTTCATCAAAGCTCATGTCCATATActccccaacaaaatggagttgtggaaAGAAGATATAGACATATACTGGAGACTGCTCGAGCAATCATATTTCAAGGTCACCTACCTATTAGATATTGGGGACATTGTATTGATGCTGCTTTATATATAATCAACAGAATTCCCTCCTCTGTCTTGGGACATAAATCACCATATGAGTTACTTCTGGGTAAGCCACCTTCATTGACACATTTAAAGGTAGTTGGATGTTTATGCTTTACTATTAATCTGACAAGCCATGATAAATTTGCTCCTCGAGTTGTGAGGTCAGTCTTCCTAGGATATGCTGCACATCAGAAAGGTTACAGACTTTTGAATTTGGAGAATAAAGTATTTTTTATAAGCAGAGATGTAGTGTTCTATGAGGATATATTTACTTTTCACACAACAGAAGAGTCATCAGAATCATTATTCATGGATAAAATTCTAGTGCCAAGACAAGATTTTGATGAAGAACTAAATGCGGTTAGTTCTGCTACTGATATTCATATTGAGGGAACCAATATGCCATGTTCTCCTACTCTAACTTCGGTTATCTCAGATGAGCAGGTTTTTTCACACCCTGTTGAATATAATAGTGTGGATAGTCCTGGTGATTCTCTTATTTTACCTGATGGTGAGGAAGCTAGAAAATCCACACGAGTATCTAAGCCTGCCATATGGCTTAAGGATTATATCAGAGATGACAATAAAAGCTCTGCAAGTTGTTGCAAGTACCCTATTTCAGAGGTGATTGGATATGAAGCTATTTCTTCAAAATATCAAAGCTACTTGGCAAACTTTTCAGTGGAGATGGAACCTACATCATATTCAGAGGCAGTAAAGGATAAGAGATGGGTAGAGGCAATGCAGGCAGAAATCAAAGCATTGGAGGATAATATGTCTTGA